Proteins encoded together in one Vulcanisaeta thermophila window:
- a CDS encoding FAD-binding oxidoreductase, with translation MVKEQLINELRRLGMTYEFGERRDFIGFPVKPLVIVYPRNEQDVIALVKLANEYKVPVIPWGAGTSLTGALSCDGCVLIDMRMMDRVLEVNTVDWYVRVQPGIILDRLNEELARYGFFFPVDPASHYMCTVGGMIATGAGGMRALRYGTMRDWVLALRVVLPTGEVAQFGEPLRKDRAGYDLVHLFIGSEGTLGIITEAWLRIIPIPKKPFTTLLIGIENEDELSKLVTEIRENGLLPELMEYMDHHSIIAVNKVFNGNLPEAPGGLLIIRIEGEYVDDLMNVVRKVGVESVKVMVSEEEAKGVLMLRSRAGEAIKAFYGDFFSEDLSLPISRVSDAIREVRRIEREMGKPIPILAHIGDGNIHPHILIEPGKEEEAGRVYEELCRVAIRLGGSITGEHGVGLQKAPLLYEQFKSRNNLKALLIMKRIKELMDPNGIMNPNKYVELSLKYAD, from the coding sequence ATGGTTAAGGAGCAATTAATCAACGAGTTAAGGAGGCTCGGCATGACGTATGAGTTTGGCGAGAGGAGGGATTTCATAGGATTCCCCGTAAAGCCCCTGGTGATAGTTTATCCTCGTAATGAGCAGGACGTCATTGCCCTGGTGAAACTCGCTAATGAGTATAAGGTGCCTGTAATACCGTGGGGTGCTGGGACAAGCCTCACTGGCGCGTTGTCATGCGATGGTTGTGTCTTAATTGATATGAGGATGATGGATAGGGTTCTCGAGGTTAATACCGTTGATTGGTATGTTAGGGTTCAACCAGGAATAATACTTGACAGGCTTAACGAGGAACTTGCAAGGTACGGCTTCTTCTTCCCAGTGGATCCAGCGAGCCATTACATGTGCACCGTGGGGGGTATGATTGCAACTGGTGCGGGTGGAATGAGGGCTCTGAGGTATGGAACCATGAGGGACTGGGTTCTGGCACTTAGGGTTGTTTTACCCACGGGTGAGGTTGCCCAATTCGGTGAACCGTTGAGGAAGGATAGGGCGGGTTATGACTTGGTTCACTTATTCATTGGCAGTGAGGGTACCCTTGGAATTATAACTGAGGCATGGCTTAGAATAATACCAATACCGAAGAAGCCGTTCACCACGTTGCTAATAGGTATTGAGAATGAGGATGAGCTCAGCAAATTGGTTACGGAGATTAGGGAGAATGGCTTGCTGCCTGAGTTAATGGAGTACATGGATCACCACTCAATAATCGCGGTCAATAAAGTATTCAATGGAAATTTACCCGAGGCACCTGGTGGGTTGTTGATTATTCGAATAGAGGGTGAGTATGTTGACGACTTAATGAACGTGGTGAGGAAGGTTGGGGTAGAGAGTGTTAAGGTAATGGTAAGTGAGGAAGAGGCCAAGGGGGTTTTAATGCTTAGGTCAAGGGCTGGTGAGGCTATAAAGGCATTCTACGGTGATTTCTTCTCGGAGGATTTATCACTGCCCATCTCAAGGGTGTCCGATGCCATTAGGGAGGTGAGGAGGATAGAGCGGGAAATGGGGAAGCCAATACCAATATTGGCACATATTGGTGATGGTAATATACACCCACACATACTTATTGAGCCAGGTAAGGAGGAAGAAGCGGGCAGGGTGTATGAGGAGCTTTGTAGAGTAGCAATTAGACTTGGTGGTAGTATAACTGGAGAGCATGGCGTTGGGCTTCAAAAGGCCCCATTACTCTATGAGCAATTTAAGTCACGTAACAACCTAAAGGCATTACTAATTATGAAGAGGATCAAGGAGTTAATGGACCCAAACGGTATAATGAACCCCAATAAATATGTGGAATTATCTTTAAAATACGCCGATTAG
- a CDS encoding mannonate dehydratase, protein MRFAEIILENRPSWFWRVLRQLGVYHVTGILPRWFSDWRMIEEEKPWDYGPLMRYKNMLEDNGLKLVIIEDNPPMDGIRLGIPRVKEEELDNVARLIENMGKLGIEIWVYNWMAGIGWSRTHTHIVGRDGMYVSGFNYGDIEKAPPHRLVKEYGVTHEKLWNNLREFLEYIVPIAEQSNVKIAMHPDDPPIPEFRGIPRIMNSIESFEKLLTLVRSDYNGITLCQGNFTLMTDDLPSVIRRFRDRIFFVHFRDVKGDRYNFVETLIGEGKTDLVGVMRAYVEIGYNGYVRVDHTPTLENDTELGAPGYNYLGRIYTIGYIKGLYEAVKREFSKGY, encoded by the coding sequence GTGAGGTTTGCGGAGATAATACTTGAGAATAGGCCGTCTTGGTTCTGGAGGGTTCTTAGGCAGTTGGGTGTTTACCATGTCACGGGTATTCTACCCAGGTGGTTTAGTGATTGGCGTATGATTGAGGAGGAGAAGCCCTGGGACTACGGGCCGTTGATGAGGTATAAGAATATGCTTGAGGATAATGGGCTTAAGCTCGTTATTATTGAGGATAACCCACCAATGGATGGTATAAGGCTTGGGATACCGAGGGTTAAGGAGGAGGAGCTTGATAATGTGGCTAGGCTCATTGAGAATATGGGTAAGTTGGGGATTGAGATTTGGGTCTATAATTGGATGGCTGGTATTGGTTGGTCCAGGACTCATACGCACATTGTTGGTAGGGATGGGATGTACGTAAGTGGATTTAACTATGGCGATATTGAGAAGGCGCCGCCGCATAGGTTGGTTAAGGAGTACGGTGTTACCCATGAGAAGCTTTGGAATAACCTTAGGGAGTTCCTTGAGTATATAGTGCCAATTGCGGAGCAAAGTAATGTTAAGATAGCAATGCACCCCGATGATCCACCAATACCTGAGTTTAGGGGCATACCGAGGATCATGAATTCCATTGAGTCCTTTGAGAAACTACTGACCCTAGTTAGGAGTGATTATAATGGTATAACTCTATGTCAAGGAAACTTCACATTAATGACCGACGACCTACCAAGCGTCATTAGGAGGTTTAGGGATAGGATATTCTTTGTGCATTTCAGGGATGTTAAGGGTGATAGGTATAATTTCGTAGAGACATTGATAGGTGAGGGTAAGACGGACCTGGTGGGGGTAATGAGGGCGTACGTGGAGATTGGCTATAATGGTTACGTTAGGGTTGATCATACACCAACCCTTGAGAATGACACAGAATTAGGCGCGCCTGGCTATAACTACCTGGGTAGAATCTACACAATAGGCTACATTAAGGGCCTTTATGAGGCAGTTAAGAGGGAATTTAGTAAGGGGTATTAA